One genomic region from Marmota flaviventris isolate mMarFla1 chromosome 6, mMarFla1.hap1, whole genome shotgun sequence encodes:
- the LOC139706105 gene encoding uncharacterized protein, with protein sequence MELSALSQAERYPPWCLPAQEGDQAARCCSPSHYCHQNWGAFASTSASKPTLISTTVTTTHHTTTNNTNTITTFTNTITTNTITTFTNTITTNTNTITITITNFTNTITITTFTNTITTFTNTITTNTITITITNFTNTITITTFTNTITTFTNTITTNTITITITNFTNTITITTFTNTITTFTNTIITNTITNNAITINTNTITITINTHTVTTSTTKTTTTNIITINTNTIATYTITIMTTTTIQITNINTINPITIITTTTTNPITSNTLSSATTNHHQTTTTNNTIITTPFNNITTNNNPSVTTTASIYVTVTTTTTHAGPTIPTTAAFSFDLIVAFFSHSL encoded by the exons ATGGAGCTCTCGGCTCTGTCACAAGCAGAGCGCTACCCACCATGGTGCCTCCCTGCACAGGAAGGGGACCAGGCAGCCAGGTGCTGCAGCCCAAGCCACTACTGTCACCAGAACTGGGGTGCATTTGCCTCCACCAGTGCTAGCAAG CCTACCCTCATCTCTACCACTGTCACCACCACTCACCACACCACCACCAATAACACTAACACCATCACCACCTtcaccaacaccatcaccaccaacaccatcaccaccttcaccaacaccatcaccaccaacaccaacaccatcaccatcaccatcaccaacttcaccaacaccatcaccattaccacctTCACTAACACCATCACCACCTtcaccaacaccatcaccaccaacaccatcaccatcaccatcaccaactTCACCAACACCATTACCATTACCACCTTCACTAACACCATCACCACCTtcaccaacaccatcaccaccaacaccatcaccatcaccatcaccaactTCACCAACACCATTACCATTACCACCTTCACTAACACCATCACCACCTtcaccaacaccatcatcaccaacaccatcaccaACAATGCCATCACCATTAACACCAacactatcaccatcaccatcaataCCCATACTGTCACTACCTCCACCACCAAAACCACCACAACCAACATTATCACCATCAATACCAATACCATTGCCACCTACACCATCACCATCatgactaccaccaccatccaAATCACCAACATCAACACCATCAAccccatcaccatcatcaccactaccaccaccaaccCCATCACCAGTAATACCCTCAGCTCTGCTACTACCAACCATCACCAAACTACCACCACTAACAACACCATCATTACAACTCCTTTCAACAACATCACTACCAACAATAACCCATCTGTCACTACCACTGCCTCCATCTATGTCACTGTCACAACCACCACTACTCATGCAGGGCCCACAATCCCAACCACTGCAGCTTTTTCCTTTGATTTAATCGTTGCTTTCTTCAGCCATTCTCTGTGA